Proteins from a single region of Murdochiella vaginalis:
- a CDS encoding MFS transporter, with the protein MLKGLKKKFTPTELSWVLYDVANSAFTMLATTLIPIWFKVLAITGEPGGLTSDEATGHWALSVSIVTVIVALLGPVFGNIADYRRYKKPFFTTSLAIGTIGCILFGVTTSWLWFLILFIFVKIAYSASLTFYDSMLVDVTTPERMDEVSSHGYAWGYIGSCIPFLIALVAYVMDEMLHIVDPGIARLIGCVVTAVWWFAVTIPLLKNYEQKHYVQQEAPPLIESFSRVGQTLMDIVRKERKVFLFLIAFFMYIDGVGTIINNAINIGTDLGLDTVGQVVVLLATQVVAFAFSLLFARLSRTYRTATLIMVCIAGYLAVSLYALTLHSLWQFGIMAFGVGMFQGAIQALSRSYYSKIIPPQHAGEYFGIYDIFAKGASFLGSFAIALVKYAGGTINIAVATLAIFFILGLIFMWMADRVPDERENTLAQ; encoded by the coding sequence ATGCTGAAAGGGTTAAAAAAGAAATTTACGCCAACGGAATTATCCTGGGTGCTCTATGATGTGGCCAATTCGGCTTTTACCATGTTGGCCACCACCCTCATCCCGATCTGGTTCAAGGTGCTGGCGATCACGGGTGAACCGGGCGGACTGACCTCCGATGAGGCAACCGGCCATTGGGCCCTAAGCGTTTCCATTGTGACGGTCATTGTCGCGCTTCTGGGACCGGTTTTCGGCAATATCGCGGATTATCGGCGTTATAAGAAGCCGTTCTTTACCACTTCGTTGGCCATCGGCACGATCGGCTGTATCCTCTTCGGCGTGACGACAAGCTGGCTTTGGTTCCTGATTTTGTTTATTTTTGTGAAGATTGCCTACTCGGCATCGCTCACGTTTTATGACTCCATGCTGGTGGATGTGACCACGCCGGAGCGCATGGACGAAGTTTCTTCTCATGGCTATGCGTGGGGCTATATCGGTTCCTGCATTCCCTTTTTGATTGCGCTGGTCGCCTATGTCATGGACGAAATGTTACATATCGTGGATCCCGGCATTGCGCGCCTCATCGGATGCGTTGTGACGGCCGTCTGGTGGTTCGCTGTGACCATTCCCCTGCTGAAAAATTATGAGCAGAAGCATTATGTACAGCAGGAAGCGCCGCCGCTGATCGAGAGCTTTTCGCGTGTCGGCCAGACACTCATGGATATTGTGCGCAAGGAACGAAAAGTATTTCTGTTTTTGATCGCATTTTTCATGTACATTGATGGCGTAGGAACCATCATCAATAACGCCATCAATATCGGGACGGATCTGGGACTGGATACAGTGGGACAGGTCGTTGTGCTTTTGGCAACGCAGGTTGTGGCCTTTGCCTTTTCGCTCCTTTTTGCGCGCCTGTCGCGCACATATCGCACCGCCACCCTTATTATGGTTTGTATCGCCGGCTATCTTGCCGTCTCGCTTTATGCGTTAACCCTGCATTCCTTGTGGCAATTTGGCATTATGGCCTTCGGCGTGGGCATGTTCCAGGGCGCGATTCAGGCGCTTTCGCGCTCGTATTATTCGAAAATTATTCCGCCCCAGCATGCCGGGGAATACTTCGGTATCTATGATATTTTTGCGAAAGGTGCATCGTTCCTTGGATCCTTTGCCATCGCGCTGGTAAAATACGCAGGCGGTACAATCAATATCGCGGTTGCTACGCTTGCGATTTTCTTTATCCTGGGCCTTATCTTCATGTGGATGGCGGATCGCGTTCCCGATGAACGGGAAAACACGCTTGCGCAGTAA
- a CDS encoding zinc dependent phospholipase C family protein — translation MPTTYTHYAFGAAVRDALPKELQACVDANRDVYDFGVHGPDLLFYYHPLKANEVNRQGVAMHGQPGRTFFTKAKTILANTPDPTQKQARLAYILGFYTHFLLDATCHTFVEAHVLRAGVSHNRIEAEYDAHLLRRAGEQPTAVDRSLLLSPGKKTAESIAPFFGLTNEVMEEVLTSQKRALHVFYSPSGMKRGIIRGLVQLLHVKGNFGDLFLENEEDPRCRASNARLDVLREEALTRAKTFLPDFLEFLQDDGKLDDFFDRHFEAVRTESGALNLDYA, via the coding sequence ATGCCGACCACCTATACGCATTACGCCTTCGGAGCGGCGGTACGCGATGCGCTTCCGAAGGAACTGCAAGCCTGTGTAGATGCAAACCGTGACGTGTATGACTTCGGCGTGCATGGACCGGACCTGCTGTTCTATTATCATCCGCTCAAAGCAAACGAAGTAAATCGGCAGGGCGTTGCCATGCACGGGCAGCCGGGAAGAACGTTCTTCACAAAAGCAAAGACCATTCTTGCCAACACGCCGGATCCGACGCAAAAGCAGGCGCGCTTGGCGTACATTTTAGGCTTCTATACGCATTTTCTGCTCGATGCGACGTGCCATACCTTTGTGGAGGCACACGTGCTGCGCGCCGGCGTTTCTCACAACAGAATTGAAGCCGAGTACGATGCGCATTTATTGCGTCGGGCAGGTGAACAGCCGACAGCTGTGGACCGATCCTTGCTTCTTTCACCCGGCAAGAAGACGGCGGAAAGCATCGCTCCGTTTTTCGGTCTCACAAACGAGGTCATGGAAGAGGTGTTAACCAGCCAGAAGCGAGCATTACACGTGTTTTATTCTCCCTCCGGCATGAAACGCGGAATCATTCGAGGATTGGTGCAATTGCTTCACGTGAAAGGAAATTTCGGGGATTTGTTCCTGGAAAACGAGGAGGATCCGCGCTGCCGGGCGTCCAACGCACGTCTGGATGTTTTACGGGAAGAGGCGTTGACGCGAGCAAAAACATTTTTGCCCGACTTTCTCGAATTTTTGCAGGATGATGGTAAATTGGATGACTTTTTTGACCGTCATTTTGAAGCGGTACGAACGGAATCCGGCGCTTTGAATTTGGATTATGCGTAA
- the rpsI gene encoding 30S ribosomal protein S9 produces MDQQYRGTGRRKSAVARVRLLPGNGQVLVNGYSLEDYFDYQTLRDICTQPLELVGQREGFNVAVTVKGGGFTGQAGAIRLGVARALLEFDPNLRASLKKAGFLTRDARKKERYKYGFKKARKSPQFSKR; encoded by the coding sequence ATGGATCAGCAATATCGCGGAACCGGCCGTCGCAAATCGGCCGTAGCACGAGTTCGACTCCTTCCGGGAAACGGACAGGTGCTTGTCAATGGCTATAGCCTTGAAGACTATTTTGATTATCAGACCCTGCGCGACATCTGCACACAGCCGTTGGAGTTGGTGGGACAGCGCGAAGGTTTTAACGTTGCCGTTACGGTAAAAGGCGGCGGATTTACCGGTCAGGCGGGCGCCATTCGTTTGGGCGTTGCCCGTGCTTTGCTTGAATTTGACCCCAACCTCCGTGCAAGCTTGAAGAAAGCCGGCTTCCTGACGCGTGATGCACGTAAGAAGGAACGTTATAAATACGGCTTCAAGAAGGCACGTAAGAGCCCGCAGTTCTCGAAACGTTAA
- the rplM gene encoding 50S ribosomal protein L13, which translates to MKTTLAKPLEVERKWYVVDAKDQVVGRLAANIAAVLRGKHKPIFTPNVDTGDYVIVINAEKVRLTNDKEHKKMYKHHTGFVGGRRDIPYMDMMDKHPERILERAVRGMLPHNTLGRQMYRKLKVVVGPDHNHAAQMPEELTF; encoded by the coding sequence ATGAAAACAACTTTAGCAAAACCGTTGGAGGTGGAGCGCAAGTGGTATGTCGTCGATGCGAAAGACCAGGTGGTCGGACGCCTCGCGGCCAATATCGCTGCCGTGCTTCGCGGAAAACACAAGCCCATTTTCACCCCGAATGTCGATACGGGTGACTATGTCATCGTCATTAACGCGGAAAAAGTGCGTTTGACCAATGACAAAGAACACAAGAAGATGTACAAGCATCACACCGGATTTGTTGGTGGACGTCGTGACATCCCCTACATGGACATGATGGATAAACATCCCGAGCGTATTCTGGAACGCGCTGTTCGCGGCATGCTTCCGCACAACACGTTGGGACGCCAAATGTACCGTAAGCTGAAGGTCGTCGTGGGACCGGATCATAATCATGCCGCCCAGATGCCGGAAGAGTTAACGTTTTAA
- a CDS encoding antiporter — protein MNLLLALFLIMAIGYFLGYLNIFGVKFGASAILITSLVFGHFGTEIPPILGNIGLVLFLAPIGLMAGPTFVNNIKKNGIKFVAIALLTCIIGGVSIVLASNMFDIPMELSMGLGAGALTSTAMLGTVTSLTSSSSPGVGYGIAYAFGVLGVVLLVQILPKVLGVDRDVENEKLTVPESKNAIEALKQHYIDFEPHGLFGVAVAIALGSLLGSIKVPVGETMVVSLGAGGGSIIAGIVLGHFGHVGPVNFSFEKSNMQMIRDLGLAFFLMRAGVSAGAGFVEVVEQYGVKLFFAGVMITLASSVLSFIMAYYVFKLPLFGALGTTTGSMTSAPALGALLEVTQDDRVSSYYAATQPIATIFLVFMPQIISLFFGLQ, from the coding sequence ATGAACTTGTTATTGGCATTGTTTCTTATCATGGCGATAGGATATTTTTTGGGTTATCTGAATATTTTTGGCGTTAAGTTTGGCGCCTCCGCCATTTTAATTACGTCGCTTGTATTTGGGCATTTTGGGACGGAGATTCCTCCGATCCTTGGAAACATTGGATTAGTATTGTTTCTGGCGCCGATTGGTCTCATGGCCGGGCCCACTTTTGTGAACAACATCAAAAAGAATGGCATTAAGTTTGTGGCCATTGCCCTTCTTACATGTATCATTGGCGGGGTGAGCATTGTACTAGCTTCGAATATGTTTGATATTCCCATGGAGCTGTCAATGGGATTAGGCGCCGGCGCTTTGACCTCGACCGCCATGCTCGGAACCGTAACTTCTCTTACTTCATCCTCCTCACCGGGTGTCGGCTATGGGATTGCCTATGCCTTTGGCGTTCTTGGCGTCGTGCTTCTGGTCCAGATATTACCGAAAGTGCTGGGGGTAGACCGCGACGTAGAAAATGAAAAGCTTACGGTGCCGGAATCGAAAAATGCGATAGAGGCGCTGAAACAACATTATATTGATTTTGAACCGCATGGGCTCTTTGGTGTGGCTGTAGCAATTGCACTGGGCAGTTTGCTTGGAAGTATTAAAGTACCGGTGGGAGAAACCATGGTCGTTTCGCTCGGAGCGGGCGGTGGCTCCATCATTGCCGGCATTGTGCTCGGTCATTTTGGTCACGTCGGGCCGGTCAACTTTAGTTTTGAAAAATCCAACATGCAGATGATACGGGATCTGGGCTTGGCATTTTTTCTGATGCGGGCGGGGGTCAGCGCCGGTGCAGGTTTTGTAGAGGTTGTGGAGCAATATGGAGTGAAGCTCTTTTTTGCAGGCGTTATGATTACCCTGGCCAGCTCGGTGTTGAGCTTTATTATGGCATACTATGTTTTCAAGCTGCCGCTTTTTGGTGCTTTAGGAACGACGACGGGCTCTATGACCAGTGCCCCGGCGTTGGGCGCTCTTCTCGAAGTGACACAGGATGACCGCGTTTCTTCGTACTATGCGGCGACACAGCCTATTGCAACGATTTTCCTTGTTTTTATGCCACAAATTATTTCGCTTTTCTTTGGGTTGCAGTAG
- a CDS encoding helix-turn-helix transcriptional regulator produces the protein MVHSGSVYKATATAIDPVVSEQQVASIHLAIKYIENNLDRPLTLAEISSQVFLSRAYLSTRFKQVTGENIGNFIYTKRMQLAKRLLLSTQKSIQDIAVKCGYASPSYFSASFRRYYRKTPRAFRQEAEQEIH, from the coding sequence ATGGTTCATTCGGGTAGCGTATACAAGGCAACTGCGACCGCAATAGATCCGGTCGTTTCCGAGCAACAGGTCGCTTCCATTCATTTAGCGATAAAATACATAGAAAATAACCTGGATAGACCGCTCACGCTTGCGGAGATTTCCTCGCAAGTCTTTCTCAGCCGTGCCTATCTGAGCACCCGTTTCAAACAGGTAACGGGAGAAAACATAGGAAACTTTATCTATACAAAAAGAATGCAGCTCGCCAAAAGGCTGCTGCTTTCTACACAAAAAAGTATTCAGGACATCGCCGTAAAATGCGGTTACGCATCCCCTTCCTATTTCTCCGCTTCCTTTCGACGCTATTATCGAAAAACACCTCGAGCGTTTCGTCAGGAAGCGGAGCAGGAAATTCATTAG
- a CDS encoding heavy metal translocating P-type ATPase — protein sequence MKASIIHRLPGRARFHLAEELTYEEANAIKYLTEGVAGVKRCSISLITGNAVVEYEETALKNIARLFLSLDRKALSEVTIDDVYFEPVAERDFFHLLRDAVQMRILYKFFVPLPIRIALTLYRAKDYLLSGWQSLRQGKLNVAVLDASAIGISLLTGDFQAASSTMFLLQLGEELEDWTLKKTKADLTRSLAVGVDRVYVVEGEELVSKSLNQVVPGDIVDVGMGSRIPVDGVVVEGQGMANQASFTGESLPVAKEIGSGVFAGTILEEGRLRIRTSAISTESRLQQIIERIEESEKNKSEKQKEAEALADSLVKYSFLGALATFALTRSIWRAKAFFMVDYSCALRLTIPIAVMKAMSQAGEQGILVKGGKYLENLAKADTIVFDKTGTLTQALPTVEKIIVFGPYSEDESLRIAACLEEHFPHSIAAAVVQAAKDRGLRHEEMHSEPEYIVAHGIASTINGKRAIIGSEHFVLEDEAVELSEENRTLINELKESASLLYMAVDGRLVCVLCITDPIRPDAIQTIQDLRSLGVENIYMLTGDAENAASHIAEQLHLTGYRSQVLPEDKADFLQTLKENGSTVIMVGDGINDTVALSQADVGISMHKGADLAREIADIAIGKDDLSALVELILLARALQERTRQDYRFILSFNSVLIGLGLIGTLSNTGSAFLHNASTVGTALANMRRYPALS from the coding sequence GTGAAGGCGTCGATTATTCATCGCCTTCCCGGAAGAGCTCGTTTCCATCTTGCGGAGGAGCTCACCTACGAAGAGGCGAATGCAATCAAATACCTTACGGAAGGCGTGGCAGGCGTCAAGCGTTGTTCCATCTCTCTGATCACCGGCAATGCCGTCGTGGAATACGAGGAGACGGCGCTTAAAAATATTGCTCGTCTCTTCCTTTCTTTAGATCGCAAAGCTTTATCGGAAGTAACGATAGATGATGTGTATTTTGAGCCCGTTGCGGAGCGAGACTTTTTCCATTTGCTTCGCGATGCGGTGCAAATGCGCATCCTATATAAATTTTTCGTGCCTCTGCCCATTCGAATTGCATTGACCCTATATCGTGCGAAGGATTACTTGCTCAGCGGTTGGCAATCTTTACGACAAGGAAAATTGAATGTGGCGGTGCTGGATGCTTCTGCGATCGGCATCTCCCTGTTGACCGGCGATTTTCAAGCGGCTTCTTCCACCATGTTCCTGTTGCAACTTGGCGAAGAGCTGGAAGACTGGACATTGAAGAAAACCAAGGCGGACTTGACCCGAAGCTTGGCGGTCGGTGTGGATCGCGTATATGTGGTCGAAGGCGAGGAACTGGTTTCCAAGTCGTTGAACCAGGTGGTTCCGGGCGATATCGTGGACGTCGGCATGGGAAGTCGCATTCCGGTGGACGGCGTGGTCGTGGAAGGGCAAGGCATGGCCAATCAGGCGTCCTTTACCGGTGAAAGTCTTCCTGTTGCGAAAGAAATCGGTTCCGGCGTTTTTGCAGGCACGATTTTGGAAGAGGGAAGATTGCGCATTCGCACATCTGCGATTTCAACCGAATCTCGGTTGCAGCAAATCATTGAGCGCATTGAAGAAAGCGAAAAGAATAAGTCGGAAAAGCAGAAAGAAGCCGAAGCGCTTGCCGATTCGTTGGTCAAGTATTCTTTCCTTGGCGCCTTAGCGACATTCGCTTTGACGAGAAGCATCTGGCGAGCCAAGGCATTTTTCATGGTGGATTATTCCTGTGCTTTGCGTTTGACCATCCCCATTGCAGTTATGAAGGCGATGAGCCAGGCCGGAGAACAGGGAATTCTGGTAAAAGGTGGAAAGTATCTGGAAAATCTGGCCAAGGCAGATACGATTGTCTTCGACAAGACAGGCACCTTAACACAGGCCTTGCCGACGGTGGAGAAGATCATCGTTTTTGGCCCCTATTCCGAGGACGAAAGCTTGCGCATCGCGGCCTGTCTGGAAGAGCATTTCCCGCATTCCATTGCAGCGGCGGTGGTACAGGCGGCGAAGGATCGCGGGCTGCGTCATGAAGAGATGCATTCCGAACCGGAATATATCGTAGCGCATGGCATCGCGTCTACCATCAATGGGAAACGGGCGATCATCGGCTCGGAACATTTTGTCTTGGAAGATGAAGCAGTCGAGCTGAGCGAAGAAAATCGGACGCTGATTAATGAGCTGAAAGAATCGGCATCGTTGCTGTACATGGCGGTAGACGGACGATTGGTCTGTGTCTTGTGTATTACGGATCCCATCCGTCCGGATGCGATACAAACCATTCAGGATCTGCGTTCTTTAGGCGTGGAAAACATTTATATGCTTACCGGAGATGCGGAGAATGCGGCCTCGCACATTGCCGAGCAACTGCATTTGACCGGTTATCGTTCGCAGGTGCTGCCGGAAGATAAAGCGGACTTTTTACAGACGCTGAAAGAAAATGGATCCACCGTGATCATGGTGGGGGACGGCATTAATGATACCGTTGCGCTTTCACAGGCGGATGTCGGCATTTCCATGCACAAGGGCGCCGACTTAGCGAGAGAAATTGCGGATATCGCCATCGGTAAAGATGATCTTTCCGCGTTAGTCGAGTTGATTCTCCTAGCACGTGCGCTACAGGAGAGGACGCGTCAGGATTATCGTTTTATCCTCTCTTTCAACAGTGTACTAATCGGTTTGGGGCTTATCGGTACGCTTTCCAACACCGGCTCCGCCTTCCTGCATAATGCTTCGACAGTGGGGACGGCGCTGGCAAACATGCGACGGTATCCCGCCCTTTCCTAA
- a CDS encoding DUF6110 family protein — translation MKKKLLYTGVGVLLGLVSDKLWKTKKARSLAVSAVAGGLKAKESLDKTIEKVREETGDIVAEAKVKKAEDAAKAEAAKEAAEAEEANKDIVKVAEATDESSLHEESAE, via the coding sequence ATGAAAAAGAAATTACTTTATACAGGCGTAGGCGTGTTGCTTGGCTTGGTATCGGACAAACTTTGGAAAACCAAAAAAGCTCGTTCTTTAGCGGTCAGTGCGGTAGCAGGCGGATTAAAAGCGAAAGAGAGTCTGGATAAGACAATCGAAAAAGTGCGTGAAGAAACCGGTGATATCGTTGCCGAAGCGAAAGTAAAGAAGGCGGAAGACGCGGCCAAAGCCGAAGCGGCGAAGGAAGCGGCGGAAGCGGAAGAGGCGAATAAAGATATCGTGAAAGTTGCGGAAGCGACGGACGAGTCGAGTCTGCATGAGGAAAGCGCAGAGTAA
- a CDS encoding DUF554 domain-containing protein, with the protein MVGLGTLINTAAVIVGGLVGMVTRSIFKQQQQEAVIKSCGVSVLFMAMASAMQGMLRLENGHLIAGRTLFVVIVLAIGTVVGEILDLEQRLISFGEWLKKRSGNEKDSRFVEAFVTTSLSVCIGAMAVVGALQDGANHDISTLVVKSVLDFLLVLAMTASLGPGAIFSAVIVFFFEGSLTILATWIAPVLTEAALIDLSLMGAILIFCIGINLVWGKMLRVANMLPALVFAVLVSYLPF; encoded by the coding sequence ATGGTCGGATTGGGAACGCTCATCAATACGGCCGCCGTCATTGTCGGTGGTCTGGTGGGAATGGTTACGAGAAGTATATTTAAGCAACAGCAACAGGAAGCGGTCATTAAAAGCTGCGGCGTGAGCGTCCTATTTATGGCTATGGCAAGCGCTATGCAGGGTATGTTGCGGCTTGAAAACGGTCATCTTATCGCCGGTCGGACGCTCTTCGTCGTGATTGTACTGGCCATCGGGACGGTCGTCGGCGAAATACTGGATTTGGAACAGCGACTTATTTCCTTCGGCGAATGGCTGAAAAAGCGCTCCGGAAACGAAAAGGACTCGCGCTTTGTCGAGGCTTTCGTGACCACCTCCCTCTCTGTGTGCATCGGCGCTATGGCCGTAGTCGGTGCCTTGCAGGATGGCGCGAACCATGATATTTCCACCCTTGTCGTTAAGTCCGTGTTGGACTTTCTCCTCGTTTTAGCCATGACCGCCTCTCTTGGCCCGGGGGCGATCTTTTCAGCCGTCATCGTCTTTTTCTTTGAGGGGTCACTGACGATTCTGGCGACGTGGATTGCACCGGTCTTAACCGAAGCGGCGCTCATCGACCTTTCCCTCATGGGTGCCATCCTCATTTTTTGTATCGGCATAAACCTTGTTTGGGGCAAAATGCTTCGTGTTGCGAATATGTTACCTGCACTCGTCTTTGCCGTGCTTGTCTCGTATCTTCCTTTTTAA
- a CDS encoding ribonucleoside triphosphate reductase — MITVKKRDGSYVAYRIQKIQDAMKKAFLSTATPVSDDILELLALRATADASKHAQDNILEVEAIQDSVERVLSNSGYPDVAKAYILYRQQHEKLRRVNDTLLDYKKLVNDYLKINDWRVKENSTVTYSVGGLILSNSGAITANYWLSEVYDKEIAEAHKSAAIHIHDLSMLTGYCAGWSLKQLIDEGLGGVPGKITSSPAKHLSTLCNQMVNFLGIMQNEWAGAQAFSSFDTYLAPFVKVDHLDLYEVKQCIQSFVYGVNTPSRWGTQAPFSNITLDWRVPADLKDMPAVVGGKTMDFTYGDCQEEVDLVNRAFLEVMLEGDANGRGFQYPIPTYSITRDFDWSPTTNNKLLFEMTAKYGTPYFSNYVNSDMDPSDVRSMCCRLRLDLRELRKKAGGFFGSGESTGSVGVVTINLPRIAYLAKDEADFYKRLDYLMDLSARSLKLKRDVITKLLDAGLYPYTKRYLGTFTNHFSTIGLIGMNEVGLNATWLGKDMRDAKTRQFAKEVLLHMRERLSDYQEEYGDLYNLEATPAESTTYRFAKHDKEDFLDIKTANENGTPYYTNSSHLPVGATDDVFEALKAQDELQTLYTSGTVFHTFLGEKLPDWESAMALVRAIAQNFHLPYYTISPTYSVCPNHGYLPGEEHVCPHCGEEAEVYSRITGYYRPVRNWNDGKQQEYEDRRVYHPTADGIDDSCTLC, encoded by the coding sequence ATGATCACCGTAAAGAAACGCGATGGGTCGTATGTTGCCTATCGCATCCAGAAAATTCAGGACGCCATGAAAAAGGCTTTCCTTTCTACTGCGACGCCCGTCTCAGACGACATTCTGGAGCTTTTAGCGCTGCGTGCGACAGCGGATGCGAGCAAACATGCGCAGGATAACATTCTTGAGGTTGAAGCGATTCAAGACAGCGTCGAGCGCGTGCTCTCCAATAGCGGGTATCCCGACGTTGCGAAGGCCTATATTCTGTATCGCCAACAGCACGAAAAGCTACGCCGCGTAAACGATACGCTCCTTGACTACAAAAAGCTGGTGAATGATTATCTGAAAATCAATGACTGGCGCGTGAAAGAAAATTCGACCGTCACATATTCCGTTGGTGGCCTCATTCTTTCCAACTCCGGAGCCATCACGGCAAATTACTGGCTCTCCGAGGTGTACGATAAGGAAATTGCGGAGGCGCATAAGTCGGCGGCCATTCACATTCACGATCTCTCGATGCTCACCGGCTATTGTGCAGGTTGGAGTCTAAAGCAGCTGATCGACGAAGGCCTCGGCGGTGTGCCGGGAAAGATCACCTCGTCGCCGGCAAAGCATCTGTCGACGCTTTGCAACCAGATGGTGAACTTCTTGGGCATTATGCAAAATGAATGGGCCGGGGCTCAGGCGTTCTCGTCGTTTGATACCTATTTGGCGCCTTTCGTGAAGGTCGATCATTTGGATTTGTACGAAGTGAAGCAGTGCATACAGTCTTTTGTATATGGCGTGAATACGCCGAGCCGCTGGGGCACGCAGGCGCCGTTTTCCAACATTACGCTGGACTGGCGCGTTCCCGCGGATTTGAAAGATATGCCGGCGGTTGTGGGCGGAAAAACCATGGACTTTACCTACGGCGACTGCCAGGAAGAAGTGGATCTTGTGAATCGCGCCTTCCTCGAAGTGATGCTCGAAGGCGATGCCAATGGACGCGGATTCCAGTATCCGATTCCGACGTACTCGATTACGCGCGATTTCGACTGGTCGCCAACCACGAACAACAAGCTGCTGTTTGAGATGACGGCAAAATACGGAACTCCCTATTTTTCCAACTATGTAAACTCCGACATGGATCCGTCGGATGTGCGCAGCATGTGCTGTCGCTTACGCTTGGATCTGCGTGAGCTGCGAAAGAAAGCCGGCGGCTTCTTTGGCTCCGGCGAATCCACGGGCTCGGTTGGCGTGGTCACGATCAACCTGCCGCGCATCGCGTATTTGGCGAAAGATGAAGCCGATTTTTATAAGCGTTTGGATTATCTGATGGATCTTTCCGCGCGCTCCCTGAAACTCAAACGCGACGTCATCACCAAGCTGTTGGATGCCGGCCTTTATCCCTATACGAAACGCTATCTGGGTACGTTTACCAATCATTTTTCGACTATCGGCCTGATCGGTATGAACGAAGTCGGCCTGAACGCTACCTGGCTCGGAAAAGATATGCGCGATGCCAAGACGCGTCAATTTGCCAAGGAAGTGCTGCTGCACATGCGCGAACGCTTGAGCGATTATCAGGAAGAATACGGCGACCTTTACAATCTGGAAGCGACACCGGCAGAATCGACCACCTATCGCTTCGCCAAGCACGATAAGGAAGATTTCCTCGATATCAAGACGGCAAACGAAAACGGTACGCCGTATTACACGAATTCCTCACATCTTCCGGTGGGGGCCACCGATGACGTGTTTGAGGCGTTAAAAGCGCAAGACGAATTGCAAACGCTGTATACTTCCGGCACGGTGTTCCATACCTTTTTAGGAGAAAAGCTCCCGGATTGGGAAAGTGCCATGGCATTGGTGCGCGCGATTGCACAGAATTTCCATCTGCCGTATTACACCATTTCTCCGACGTATTCCGTATGTCCGAATCACGGCTATTTGCCCGGCGAAGAACACGTTTGCCCGCATTGTGGCGAAGAAGCGGAAGTCTACAGCCGCATTACCGGCTACTATCGTCCGGTGCGCAACTGGAACGATGGCAAACAGCAGGAGTACGAGGATCGTCGGGTGTATCATCCGACGGCGGATGGCATCGATGATTCTTGCACTTTGTGTTAA
- a CDS encoding anaerobic ribonucleoside-triphosphate reductase activating protein → MIIHGLQKLSLLDFPGRTAATVFLGGCTMRCPYCHNAEIWEVNRPGIMDEQGLYDFLRLREGFLQGVCFSGGEPLMRADLAEVIRTVRAMGFAIKLDTNGLYPDRLKALLKEGLLDMVAMDIKNEPARYAETVGLSHVDMERIAASVDLLLDADIRVEFRTTVTTRFHDLHSFQVIGEWLAGAHFYALQPFRVSEFVPDTTLGTPSRETLDTYAALLRRTVKQVEIRA, encoded by the coding sequence ATGATTATACACGGCTTGCAAAAGTTATCGCTTTTGGATTTTCCCGGACGGACGGCGGCAACCGTCTTCTTGGGCGGCTGCACGATGCGCTGCCCCTATTGTCATAATGCGGAAATTTGGGAGGTAAATCGGCCCGGCATCATGGACGAACAGGGCCTGTATGATTTTTTGCGCTTGCGTGAGGGCTTTCTGCAAGGCGTGTGTTTCTCCGGCGGGGAACCGCTCATGCGAGCCGATTTGGCGGAAGTGATTCGCACCGTGCGCGCCATGGGCTTTGCCATAAAACTGGACACGAATGGGTTATATCCGGACCGTCTGAAAGCACTTTTGAAGGAAGGCCTTCTCGATATGGTGGCCATGGATATTAAAAACGAGCCGGCGCGCTATGCGGAAACCGTCGGCCTTTCTCATGTTGACATGGAGCGGATTGCTGCGAGTGTGGATCTTTTATTGGATGCGGATATCCGTGTGGAATTTCGCACCACGGTGACCACGCGTTTTCATGATTTACATTCTTTTCAGGTGATCGGAGAGTGGCTCGCCGGTGCCCATTTTTATGCTTTACAGCCGTTTCGCGTGTCGGAGTTTGTGCCGGATACTACACTCGGCACGCCGAGCCGGGAAACGCTCGACACGTACGCGGCTCTCTTGCGACGAACGGTTAAACAAGTCGAAATCCGCGCCTGA